In a genomic window of Candidatus Korarchaeota archaeon NZ13-K:
- a CDS encoding Lrp/AsnC family transcriptional regulator — MILNIYAELDRLDDIVERLRRMEEVLDLYEVTGDYDIVAVIEVDSVEEFRSSIIRKLTEIKGVRGTNSFVVLHTHKREGRLVEE, encoded by the coding sequence GTGATACTCAACATATACGCTGAGCTCGACAGGCTTGATGACATAGTGGAGAGGCTGAGGAGAATGGAGGAGGTCTTGGACCTGTACGAGGTCACCGGGGATTACGATATAGTGGCAGTGATTGAGGTGGACTCCGTGGAGGAGTTCAGGAGCAGCATAATAAGGAAGCTGACCGAGATAAAGGGAGTGAGGGGAACGAACAGCTTCGTCGTGCTGCACACGCACAAGAGGGAGGGGAGGCTGGTGGAGGAGTGA